One Pantoea eucalypti genomic region harbors:
- the hisH gene encoding imidazole glycerol phosphate synthase subunit HisH produces MNVVIMDTGCANLSSVKWAIERLGYTPDVSRDPDVVLRADKLFLPGVGTAQAAMNQLQERDLIDLVKACTQPVLGICLGMQLLGRGSDENGGVPTLGIIDEPVSLMDTHGLPLPHMGWNQITAQAGNHLFRGIDEGCYFYFVHSYAMPVNASTIAQCHYGEAFTAAVQKDNFFGVQFHPERSGKAGAQLLKNFLEM; encoded by the coding sequence ATGAACGTGGTGATCATGGATACCGGTTGCGCCAACCTCTCATCGGTAAAGTGGGCGATTGAACGTCTGGGTTACACCCCGGACGTGAGCCGCGATCCCGATGTGGTGCTGCGCGCCGACAAACTCTTTCTGCCCGGCGTCGGCACCGCACAGGCAGCAATGAACCAGCTGCAGGAGCGTGACCTGATCGATCTGGTGAAAGCCTGTACCCAGCCGGTGCTGGGGATCTGTCTGGGTATGCAGCTGCTGGGACGCGGCAGCGATGAAAATGGCGGCGTGCCGACCCTGGGCATTATCGATGAGCCAGTGTCTTTGATGGACACTCATGGCCTGCCATTACCGCACATGGGCTGGAACCAGATTACCGCGCAGGCGGGCAATCATCTGTTCCGTGGCATCGACGAAGGATGCTACTTCTACTTCGTCCACAGCTACGCCATGCCCGTTAACGCCAGCACCATCGCCCAGTGTCACTACGGTGAAGCCTTCACTGCCGCGGTGCAGAAAGATAACTTCTTCGGCGTCCAGTTCCATCCGGAACGCTCGGGCAAAGCGGGCGCGCAGCTGCTGAAAAACTTCCTGGAGATGTAA